One Setaria viridis chromosome 5, Setaria_viridis_v4.0, whole genome shotgun sequence genomic region harbors:
- the LOC117856025 gene encoding disease resistance protein Pik-2 produces METAVVSATLGAAGILLQKLGKVAADHWTSLGGVRHEIQELKDDLVTLTACLCDLDSAGDHTRSELTTAWMNQVREIGYDADDCIDIFTHQLKIKTKYPRDSQGCVVLANHIHKIVNLLRTRSVRKELATNIQRLRSRAQRVSERRLMYKLDATEANLRPLSMLGSTYTDVDRRLPALHGDESRLVGMGPNTEELIEKLNKGGNHLRVISIVGYGGLGKTTLAWTAYSSWDVPGVKSRAFVSVSQTYDRKSLLKSILKDIVPKPVSKEGSDRKEEGPLKDIESWDLLKLIDMSRKHLENKKYLVILDDVWSSTAWECLRSAFPDDGKGSRIVVTTRIDEVARSCSPSDGVHRMKILGEKDSKKLLFKTVFRTEQWPSTKYDDYEEVCDEILKKCGGLPLAIVSIGGMLAQRRNEPVAKWQAVINRLPSELEANSTLEGMARILSLGYNDLPYHLKACFLYLSVFPEDHEIRRGPLVRRWTAEGFISARHGLSMNEIAQSCFDGFTSRGVVIPEQLASSGEVRSFKVHDIMLEVITSKSVRENFISFLGNPQHNTEDYGQIRRLSIQPGNTNKDFSLSLLSHVRSLTIMRSTEKPVAITFKNLTLLRVLDLEGCRWLKNEDLVDICKLSLLRYLSIRDTEISQLPVMIGKLKGLVTLDVKQTSVKDLPKSITQLQNLNHLLAGGYTHYTRSHSVKHFDYKTAMIIPPDFSKMTALQRISFIDVERSPHALREVEKLTQLTRLCVMQMNHDATWEPFGHSLSKLSSSLRYLSIMQYAKRPNQLGFLHHLKSPPQLLQSLHLMGSLRVLPKWFLSLQNLGTLTLRETYLKQKTIRVVLGKLPSLVSLKLYRLSYTGRKLIFEKGSFLNLKQLVVDYIEALHEITFQQGGAPLLERFSLALGSRKQQIVGIENLKQLRKVELYGDINDEEVKELTKLVSSKHPTNPPKVTREDQFTET; encoded by the exons ATGGAGACCGCCGTTGTTAGCGCCACCCTGGGCGCCGCGGGTATCCTCCTCCAGAAGCTCGGCAAGGTCGCCGCTGACCACTGGACGTCGCTCGGCGGCGTGCGGCACGAGATCCAGGAGCTCAAGGACGACCTCGTGACCTTGACCGCCTGCCTCTGCGACCTCGACAGCGCCGGCGACCACACGCGGAGCGAACTG ACAACGGCTTGGATGAACCAAGTGAGGGAGATAGGTTATGATGCAGATGACTGCATCGACATTTTCACCCACCAACTGAAGATCAAGACCAAGTACCCAAGAGACAGCCAAGGCTGTGTTGTTCTGGCAAACCACATACACAAGATTGTCAACCTCTTAAGAACACGGAGTGTTCGAAAGGAGTTGGCCACAAATATCCAGAGACTCAGATCCCGTGCACAAAGAGTGAGCGAAAGGAGACTGATGTACAAGCTGGATGCAACCGAGGCTAATCTTAGGCCGCTGAGCATGCTCGGCTCCACCTATACTGATGTGGATCGGCGACTTCCTGCCCTCCATGGTGACGAGTCACGGCTGGTCGGGATGGGTCCTAACACAGAAGAACTCATCGAAAAACTGAACAAAGGCGGCAATCATCTTCGGGTTATCTCAATTGTCGGCTATGGTGGCCTAGGCAAGACCACCCTAGCTTGGACTGCTTACAGCAGTTGGGACGTCCCTGGTGTTAAAAGCCGTGCTTTTGTATCAGTGTCCCAGACCTATGATCGCAAGTCACTCCTCAAATCCATATTGAAGGACATTGTTCCAAAACCTGTCAGCAAAGAAGGGAGCGACAGAAAGGAGGAAGGTCCCCTCAAAGACATTGAAAGTTGGGATCTGTTGAAGCTCATTGACATGTCAAGAAAACATTTGGAAAATAAAAA GTACTTGGTCATTCTTGATGATGTATGGAGCTCGACAGCATGGGAATGCTTGAGGAGCGCTTTCCCTGATGATGGAAAAGGAAGCAGAATAGTAGTTACCACACGTATTGACGAGGTTGCTCGAAGTTGCTCACCGTCTGATGGCGTCCATAGAATGAAGATCTTAGGGGAAAAAGATTCCAAGAAGTTATTATTCAAGACAGTGTTCAGGACAGAGCAATGGCCGTCCACCAAATATGATGACTATGAGGAAGTCTGTGATGAAATCTTGAAGAAATGTGGTGGTCTGCCTCTGGCCATAGTAAGTATTGGAGGAATGCTAGCTCAAAGGAGAAATGAGCCAGTGGCAAAATGGCAAGCAGTAATTAATAGGCTACCTTCTGAGTTGGAGGCAAACTCAACTCTAGAGGGAATGGCAAGGATTCTATCCCTTGGCTACAACGATTTGCCATACCATCTGAAAGCTTGTTTCTTGTACCTGAGTGTTTTCCCAGAGGATCATGAGATCAGAAGAGGACCCTTGGTCAGAAGATGGACAGCGGAAGGCTTCATCAGTGCAAGGCATGGTTTGAGCATGAACGAGATTGCTCAGAGTTGTTTCGATGGATTCACTAGTAGAGGCGTTGTCATTCCTGAACAGCTTGCTAGCAGTGGCGAGGTCAGGAGCTTCAAGGTTCATGACATAATGCTGGAAGTCATCACCTCCAAATCTGTCCGAGAGAATTTCATTTCATTCCTTGGGAATCCCCAGCACAACACAGAAGACTATGGCCAGATTCGCCGGCTTTCCATCCAGCCtggcaacaccaacaaagaTTTCTCCCTAAGCTTATTATCACATGTTCGTTCTTTGACAATCATGCGCAGCACCGAGAAACCAGTGGCCATCACTTTCAAGAACCTGACACTTTTGAGGGTGTTAGATCTTGAAGGATGCAGGTGGTTAAAAAATGAAGATTTAGTGGACATCTGCAAACTGTCTCTATTGAGGTATCTAAGCATTAGAGACACAGAGATATCACAATTGCCAGTCATGATAGGAAAACTGAAAGGATTAGTGACACTGGACGTGAAGCAAACTTCAGTGAAAGATTTACCCAAGAGCATTACACAGCTCCAAAATCTGAATCATCTACTAGCAGGTGGATATACGCACTACACAAGATCACACAGTGTGAAGCATTTTGACTACAAGACAGCTATGATAATACCACCTGACTTTAGCAAAATGACAGCTCTTCAGAGGATTTCTTTTATTGACGTCGAAAGAAGCCCCCATGCACTGCGTGAGGTGGAAAAACTGACACAATTAACCAGACTTTGTGTTATGCAGATGAATCATGACGCAACATGGGAGCCCTTTGGCCACTCCTTGAGTAAGTTGAGTAGCTCTCTGCGCTATCTCTCAATCATGCAATATGCAAAGAGACCTAATCAACTTGGCTTCTTGCACCACCTAAAGTCACCCCCTCAACTCCTTCAGAGCCTGCACTTGATGGGAAGCCTAAGGGTGCTACCTAAATGGTTTTTATCCCTCCAGAACTTAGGTACCCTAACACTCCGAGAGACCTACTTAAAACAGAAGACGATACGAGTTGTGCTAGGGAAGCTTCCCAGCCTTGTCTCTCTCAAGCTGTACCGCCTTTCGTACACAGGGAGAAAACTAATATTTGAAAAAGGCAGTTTTCTCAATCTGAAGCAACTAGTTGTAGATTACATAGAGGCACTTCATGAGATTACCTTCCAGCAGGGGGGAGCACCTCTTCTGGAGAGGTTCTCACTGGCCTTAGGTTCGCGTAAACAACAAATTGTCGGAATTGAGAACCTCAAACAGTTGAGGAAAGTGGAGCTGTATGGTGATATTAACGATGAAGAGGTGAAGGAATTGACAAAACTGGTCAGTAGTAAGCATCCAACAAACCCCCCAAAAGTTACCAGAGAAGATCAATTTACAGAGACCTAG